In the Bacillus sp. HSf4 genome, ATACTTTTCAATCAGGGTTGATCGATCTGTATATATCGGAGCAGTCCCGGGCTCTGCAGCGAAGATATGCATTCCATGAGAAGAGCATACATGTGTCCACCCTCCGGCTTCAAACGTTTCTGTATATTCCTCAAAGCTGTCATCATCAATATCCTGATAGTCAATGCTGTATGTTACATTTTGCGGCTTGGCTTTTTTAAGTTTATAGCCCATAAATGCAAATGAGTCGAGCAGCCAGCCTTTGCTGGCCATATATTTGAGTTTCTTTATATCTTTTTCCTCTGAAAAAGCCAAGCCTTCGGACATAATATATTTTTTTTGTATCATGTTAATCCCCTTTCAATTGTTGAAAAGCGAGCTCCCCGTGTTCAGCCATCACTCTTCTGCGTTGAATTTCTTTCTTTAGCAGTTCTCGGCCGTGCAAGGTTGTTCGATACACTTTGCGGCGCGGGTTTTCATTGTTTACAAGTTCAATCATCTCTTCTTGAAGTAATTTCTTCAACAGGGTGTATAGTGTAGCCGGACCGATGATAAAGGAATGGTCGGTCATCTCCTCTATTTCCTTCATAATGGAATATCCGTGTTTTGGTTCCAGTAATGTTAAAACGATGTAATACGCTGGATCGGTGAACTGATCCATTTCTTGCGGACGCTGCTTAGGCAAGTGGTCACCCCATTTATTATATCAATTATTGATATATCATTTATAGATATAATAAAATTTCCCTTCCGATTTGTCAATACATCATGACTAAAAAACAAACACCAGGCAGCTGCCGGTGAATTCAATGTTATCCATAAATAAAAAAGCCCCCATAAAGGGGGATTCAGCAATTCAATTATTGCGCTTTACTTCATGACTGACCAAGCAGGTGAATCTGGATCCAATGTAAAGTCATAAGACTTCTCATCACGATACATCGGATCGGCATAAATCGATTCTTGATCTTGATTTGTTGCCTTTTGATATGATGAAAACGAGTCGTATTCATTCTTTTTCCAAATCCATAAGCCATCTTTACCGGCTTCCTTATGGTACACGTTATGGTTCACTATATTTTCGTCATTCTTCGTAAAATCGTTTGCAATAAATATTCGCGAATCACTTGCTGTCATGATGTTTTTTTCGATGTTGTTATTTTTTGTATCATATTGCAGCAAAAGCTGTCCGCCATAGAGACCCTTTGTATCATTACGGTACATAATATTGTGCGCAATGACGGAGTTGCTGGTGCCTCCCCGCTTGTTGTCGTATCCGCCGATTGAAATACCGGTATACGCGTTCTCATACACTGTGTTGTCGGTTATTTGAACATCGTCAGCATATTTCCCTCTATGTTCAGACGTTGCTTCAATGCCGATATCGTTTTCGTAGACGATGTTTTTCTTAATGTCAATCCTTTGTCCTCCATCGACATAGATTCCGCCCGCTGAGTAATCATCTCCATATGCGGGATTTCCGTAAGTCGAGTTATGATAAACTGTATT is a window encoding:
- a CDS encoding DUF2812 domain-containing protein, with translation MIQKKYIMSEGLAFSEEKDIKKLKYMASKGWLLDSFAFMGYKLKKAKPQNVTYSIDYQDIDDDSFEEYTETFEAGGWTHVCSSHGMHIFAAEPGTAPIYTDRSTLIEKYKRSETSVRHVTIVLICLTLLATILHYITGISKWVPLTCFLVTLPSVLTLAAAKGRVLGIWGKSV
- a CDS encoding helix-turn-helix transcriptional regulator; this encodes MPKQRPQEMDQFTDPAYYIVLTLLEPKHGYSIMKEIEEMTDHSFIIGPATLYTLLKKLLQEEMIELVNNENPRRKVYRTTLHGRELLKKEIQRRRVMAEHGELAFQQLKGD